The genomic DNA ACGCGGCCGGCGTAGAGCGCGCCGAAGAAGGCGACGAGGTAGTCGAGGTTCTGCGGGCACAGAATGGCGACGCGGTCACCGGGCTGGGTGACCTGCTGAAGCCGGGCGGCCACCGCCTTGTTGCGGGCGCTGAACTGGGCCCAGGTCAGGTCGCGGGCGACGCCGTCACGTTCGGTCGAGAAGTCCAGGAAACGGTATGCCAGCTTGTCAGCACGAACCCTGGCCCAACGCTCGACGTGCTCGACGATGCTGGCGCCGTCAGGGAACTTGATCTGACCGTCCTTGATGAACGGATTGATGAACGGCATTAAAAATCTCCTGTCAGAGCCGTACTCGTCGCGTTGTCGCACGTCACTGCCCGTGCGTCGCAGCCACTCGGCGGCCGATACGTACCCAAACCCGACGATCGTACCGGGCTCGCCGATCCATGCCACGAATCAGCTGACGGCTCTATCTAACCCACTACTCGCGCACGAAGCTCTTATTTTTCTCTTAATGTTAAGGGACCGTGACGGTCCCGGCCAAATCCGACGCGCGATTGATGCCTTTGACCCGTCCCGGTTACCCGTGCTTCGGATGCGGCGCGTTGTCCACCAGGTCTTTGGTCCAGCTCAGCGTCCACTGCGTGGCGGTTTGTCCGTTCTCCACCCAGAACTGCGGGGTGTTGTACAAGGCGTGCACCGGACCGGCCGCACTGCCGGTCAGCGTCTCCAGCGTCTTGGGCAGGTTGAAGATCGAGAACGCCTCCTCCGGCGCCGAGCAGATCAGATCTCCCTTGCCGCAGATCTGATTCGTCCGGTCGTTGAGCGCCCCGAAGCCGCCCTGCCGCGGACCTGTCATGGTCAGGCCCATCTCGGACAGCACCGGCAACTCGTGCAGCGTAATCTCGGCACCCTGGCCGGGCGGGTTGGGGCCGACGTCCTGCCCGACGCCGAACTGGCGGCGGCCGTCGGCGATCAACGTCACGCCCAGCACCAGATCCTCGTCCACCGGGCCGCGACCGTTGCCGATATCGCTGGCCAGGTCCCCGCCGATCACCGCGCCCTGCGAGAACCCGGCGATCACGTAACTGGTGAGTGGGCACCGGTCGTTCATGTCCGTCAACGCCTTGACCGCGGCGCGCTTTCCCTCCGCGCGGCTGTCGTTGTAGGACATCTGCTTGTCGGCGGAGAACGGGTTATGGAACTGCGCGGTGTAGGGCACCGTGTACACCTCGAGGCGGTCCGTCCCGAACTGCTCGGCCATCGGCCGGCTGACATTCGACATCAGCGACAGCGGGAACTGCGTCGGGTTGAACGGGTCGTCCTGCGGCGAGGACTCCCAGGTGCCGGGGATCGAGAGCAACATCACGTCGGGGCAGTCGGCGGACTGGTACTCCGGGCGCGGCTTACGCGTCCCCGACGGGCCCGGCACTCCGGCCGGAGGCTGGGCCGACGGCGGTGCCGACGGGGTTTCGGGACGACGCATCACGATCACCACGATCGTCACCACCAGCACCACCACGAGTGCCATCGCCGCGGCGGCGATCAGGGCCAGGATGCGGTGCCGCTTCCTGCGGCCGGCATTTTTTGCCATGGGTTACTCGGGCTCCTCGCGTGCGGTGCAGTGATCTGCTTCTCAGCAGAGATGTTCGGTGGCGATACGGATGTAATCGGTGGCGGCGGCGTCGATCTCGCCGGAGGTCGGGCTTTCCGAGGTATGGGCGGCCCGGACATCGCTGCGCACCAGCGGTAGGACGAAATCCCGCACGGCCTGGTCGTTCAGCTTGGCGGCGTGGGCCTGGCACACATACGACCCGATCGACAGCGCCAGCAGCTCACTGGAGGGACTGATGCCCGTGGCCTTGAGCTCATCGAGATAAGTGTGCTGCTGCGACGTGATGGCCAGCGCACCGGAGCGGCGTGGGAGGGGCTCCGCGGACACCGCCTGCGGCTGCGCACCGTTGACCTGTGACGTCGGCAGGGCCAGTGGCGCCATGATGTCGCTGCCCGCATCGCACGCCGTCAGCAACGACGCAGCGGACACCGCTACCACCAGGGTGGCTGACCGTACCGTGTGCTGCACGCTTCCACCGTACCGGCTGGTGAAAAGTGTCCCGGCGCAGCTGATTCTGGTCATTCCGGCGGACCGCCCGGACGGTTACTTGATGGTCGCGACCAGTTCGCCCGACATTTGCGCCAGCTGCGGGGCCCAGCTACCCCAGTCATGCTGGCCGCCGGCGGGCATGTCGAAGTGCCCATTGCTACCGCCGACGCTGCGGTAGTGCTGGTAGAAGGATCGGTTGCTGCCCTGGGCAAGATCGCATACACCGATCATCGCGGCCGGGTCGCTGCAAGTGAGCGCGCCGGGGCTGTACACCCACAACCGGGTGTTGGCGTCAGCCAGCAGCTGCACGTGCACGTCGGGGTCATGCCACTTCCAGCGGCCCAGCTGTGGGGCACCCCACATGCCGTAGCTGTCCACCCCGCCGAACTGCGCCATGCCTGCGGTGATCGCGCCGTTGAGGGTGGTGGCCGACGGGGTCAGGAAGCCCGACAGTGACCCGGCGAAGCGGAACCGGTCGGGATGGAACGCGGCCATCGTCAGCGCGCCGGTGCCGCCCTGTGAGGCTCCGACGATCCCGTGCCCGCCCGGGGCCAGACCCTTGTTGGCGGCCAGCCAGTCCGGCAGCTCGGCGGACAGGAACGTCTCCCACTGCTTGCTGCCGTCCTGTTCCCAGTTGGTGTAGAGGCTCCAGGCGCCACCGGCCGGGGCTGCCACCGAGATTCCGCGACCGGCCAGGGTGCTCATCGCGTGACCGGCGTTGACCCAGTTGCTGACGTCAGGGGCCGCGTTGAACGCGTCGAGCAGAAACACCGCATGCGGGCCACCGCCCTGGAACGCCACCGGGATGTCGCGGCCCATCGCCGCCGACGGGACCATCAGGTATTCGACACCATCGGCCCGGGCCGGCGCGCCCGTCGTCGCGGACACGGCCCACAGGGCGGCGCCGAGCACCGGGGCCAACAGGGCCAGCAGCATCGCCCGCATCAGACTCAACGCACGCCTCATCATCAACCTCTCCTGCTGCCTGCCGGACGTAACTGTGCCCTACACATCTGGGCCCACCGCACACGTAACCCGCGTTGTAGTGAACCACATCGACCTCACAGCCGGGGGGCCAAACGCCCGACCGCGGCAGGACCCGGAAACGACTGACGGCGGCGACCCCGTTGGGGATCGCCGCCGTCTTCCGTGTCTCACCTAGGAGGCGTTACCTGCCGTCCGCTCAGGCGGTCGGGGTGGCGCCCAGAACACGCTGCAGATCAGGCTTCATGGCCTGCAGCTGCTGGCCCCAGTAGGCCCAGTTGTGCGTACCGCTCTGCGGGAAGTTGAACACCGCGTTCTTGCCACCGGCTGCGATGTACTTCTCCTGGAAGGTGGAGTTCGTGCGGCACACGAAGCCCTCGAGGAACTTGGCGGGCATGTCGGCGCCGCCCAGCTCGCCCGGCTTGCCGTTACCGCAGTAGACCCAGAGGCGGGTGCCGTTGTTGGCCAGGGTCGCGACGTTCTCGGTCGGGTCGTTGGCCTTCCAGGCGTTGCCCGGATCACCCGTCTTACCCCACATGTCGTCGGCCTTGTAGCCGCCGGCATCACCCATCGAGACACCGATCAGCATCGGCCACCAGCCCTCGGACGGGTTCAACGTGCCCGACAGCGAGGCTGCGTAGATGAACTGCTCCGGGTGGCGAGCCGACAGCATAAGTGCCGACGAACCGGCCATCGACAGACCGACCACAGCGCTGCCGGTCGACTTCACGTCCTTGTTGGCCGCCAGCCACGCCGGGAGCTCCTGGGTCAGGAAGGTCTCCCACTTGTAGGTCTTGCAGCCGCCGTCCTTACTGCCACAGGCCGGCTTGTACCAGTCGCTGTAGAAGCTGGACTGGCCGCCGACCGGCATCACAACCGAGATACCCGAGTTCAGGAACCACTCGAACGTCGGCAGTTCGATGTCCCACCCGTTCTGGTCTTCGCGAGCGCGCATACCGTCGAGCAGATACAACGCGGGTGCACCCGCGCCACCGCTCTGGAACTCGACCTTGATGTCACGTCCCATCCCTGCCGACGGAACTTCGAGATACTCGACCGGCAGGCCGGGTCGAGACCAGGCTCCAGCGGTAGCCGAGCCGCCCACGACGCCAACCAGGCCAGGCAGCACGGCCGCTGCCGCAGCCGCGACCGTCAGCCGGCGCGACAAGCCGCGCATCTTCCCAACGAACTTCATACCGCTCCCTATCTGAATCTCTTCTTCGTATTCCGCACATCGATGTCAGGACCGACGTAAGCGGCTCACGTGCTCGTGTAGTCAACCACACGAATGCGTGATGCTTCTCCTCAGCAGTTGTCGTCCCTGATCGCTCCCTCAGCCGTTGATTGTCGCGATCAGGTCTGGTTTCAGGGCCTGCAACCGAGCCGCCCAGTACGGCCAGGCATCGTTGCCCGCCGGGGGGAAGTGAAAGCTCACGTTGCTGCCGCCCGCCTTGCCGTAGGCAGCCTGAAAGTCTTTGTTGCTCTTGATCGCCAGCGTTTCCAGGCTGCTGGCACTCATTACGCGGTTCGAGCCGTTTCCGGTCGTGGAGACCTGCTGGTCGGCAGCCAGGTACGACGGCAGCCCCGGTGTGAGGAACGTCTCCCATTTATAGGTGTAGGTCTGTGCCAACGCGGCCGTGGCCGTCGGCAGCCGCCGGCCCCAAGGGCCCATGCCGGAAACACCACAGGTCAGCATTGGTTTCTCGTACCGTCCGTTCAAGATCGATCACGCGGTCTCGTCTGGGTATCGGCGCCGCCCGGCCAGGCGTTACCGAATACACAGAATCCGGTCCTACGACCTCGCCCCCGCTACGGTCCGGTGGCGGGCATCCCCGTGTACGGCGGGTTCTTCGGCTCGGGGAGCGGCAGGCCGCATCGCTTCAACTCATAGAGCGGCACGCGGTCGATCCGGTACTTGGTGAACTCGTACGCGTGCGCCAGGTTGGACAGGAACCGCCGCGGGTTCATCTCTCCGCGCACCGAGTTCAGCATCGACTCGGTGGCCGGGCAATCCAGTGCCGCCTTCGCCTGCGAGATCCAGTCCTCGTCCAGGTAGGGCGGGATCCACTGTTTGGTCTTGAGGAACGGCCCTTCGGCGACGGCCCAGTCCGGGAACAGGTTCTTGTCGTGGCCGATGCGGCCGTCGGTCAGCCGTTGGGTGTGCATCGCCAGCGGGTTCGTCAGGCCGATCTGGTCGATGACCCGCACGTCGAGCCCGACGTTCATGCCCAGCATGCCCATGTTGGTGAAGAACACCGTGTGCGGGGTTTCCAGCGCCCGACGGGCTTCCGGGGTGAGGTCGGGCGGCGGCGGATAGGCGGGGACGACGTCCCACTGGTCGTAGTTGCCGGACGGCAACAGCAGCGCCCCGTCGGGGGTGTTGTTGATCGCGGTCAGCACCGCACGCATGCGCGGATAGTCCAGGTAGTCGGCGGCGGTCAGCGGGTGCGCATGGCCGGTGGCCTGCGAGTAGAACCGGCGCTCGTCGACGATGCCGGTGTAGGTGACGCGGGTGCCGTCGGCCCCCAGCCCCGACGAGTTGGCGGCCCAGATCGACCAGCCCACCACCGAGGCCCACAGCACGCTGGTGGCCGCGGCCAGCAGGTAACCCGTCTCGCGGGTGAACCTGGTGCCGTCGGGTAGCACGACCGGAATGACCGCGACGGGCATCAGCAGGCAGAACAGCGGGGTCAGCAACACCCGGCCGTGCATGAAGTCACCGCCCTGCCGCACCCAGTAGATACCCTGCAGCATCCCACTGGCGAACATGAAAAGCACTACCGCGGCGGGACTTTGGACGGTGCGGGCCAGCCAGCCGTAGCCGCGGGGCACCTGATGGCGCACCCACCACGGCCGGGTCCGCGTGGTCAGCAACACCGCACCGAGTGCGGCCAGCAGCAGCACCGGCACCCACAGCAGGTAGGGGTGGTTGAAATTGGCGAGGTAGGTCAGGCCCTGGGACCACTTGGACCCCGAGGCGTCCTTGGCCACCGCGGTGCCCGGCACCAACAGCCCGTAGTAACCCATCCGGAAGATCTGGTAGGCGACCGGCAGCAGTCCACCGGCCACGACGATCAGGACCCGGCGCCGCCAACCGCGCGCCGCGATCAGCATCATGACCAGTGCGCCGCCGCCGATCAACGCCAGCTCGGGGCGGATCAGCACGCTCAGGCCGGCAAGCGCGGCCAGCGCTCCCTCGAAGTACTTGCTGGACGCCGGATTCGGTGCAGCCTTGGGTGTCCCGCGCCGCGGTGCCGGAGCCGCACGCAGAGCCTGCGACCAGCACACCAACATCCACCACAGCAGCCCCAGATAGGCCAGGACCAAACCGTTTTCGAGCCCTGAGGTGGCGAAGTCGCGGGCCGGCGGAACGGCGATGTAGACCAGCGCGCCGGCGGGCAGCAGCAGAGCCCGCCGGCCCTGCAGGCTGGGGGCATACAACCGGCCGGTGCCGAGCATCGCCAGGACGACCCCGAGCACGCTCAGCGTCAACGCAAAGGCCAGCGCCACGTACTCCATCCGGACCGGACCGCCGAGCCACGCGCCCAGCGCGACCAGATAGGTCCACACGGTGGAGGTGTTGGCCTCGATCCGCTCACCCGCATTGAAGACGGGACCGTTGCCCGCCATCAGGTTTCGCACCGTCCGCAGCACGATCAGGCCGTCGTCGGCGATCCAGCGGCGCTGCCAGGCGCCCCAGCCGAACAGCCCGGCCACCACGACCACGCTCACCCACAGGCTGACCCGCACCGAGACGTCGTAGGGAAACACCGGCCACCGCGCCAACCGGGCACCCACGCCACCGGCCAGGCGGCGCAGCGTAATCCGGTCAGCTGAAGTAGATGGCTGCACCGATGGTTCCGATCCAGGCCAGGAACAGGATCTGCAGCACTCGGTCTTTCAGCGCAATCTCCTCAGGCTCACCGGCGATGCCACCGTCGATGTCAACCGCATAGCGCAGGATCGCGACGGTGAACGGAACCATCGTGATCGCGTACCACGATGCGTCCTGGCCGTCGAGACCCAAGGCGTCGTTGGCACTGTCGCGCCCGAACGCCCACAGGCCGTAGCAGAGCACCATCGCAGTGGCCGACAGTGTCCAGACGAACCGTAGATAGGTGCTGGTGTAGCTCTCCAGCGACTTGCGGATCTTGGCCCCGGTCCGCTCGGCCAACTGCAGTTCCGCATACCGCTTACCGGCCGCCATGAACAGCGAGCCGAAGGCCATCACCAGCAGGAACCATTGCGACAGTGGGATATCGGCAGCCACACCACCGGCGATGGCGCGGATCAGGAATCCCGAGGAAACGATGCAGATGTCGAGCACGGCCTGGTGTTTGAGGCCGAAGCAGTACGCGAGCTGGATGGCGATGTACACCGCCATCACCAGCGCCAGAGCCGGGGTCAGCAGCCACGAGATGCCCAGCGACGCCACGGCCAGAACGACGGCCAGCGTGTAGGCCATCCACTCCGGCACCACCCCGGCAGCGATCGGCCGGAACCGTTTCGTCGGATGGGCGCGGTCGGCCTCGACGTCACGGGCATCGTTGATCAGATAGATCGACGACGCGGCCAGACAGAACGCCACGAACGCGATCGACACCTTGTAGGCGAGGTCGCCGTAGTCGTACTGGATGCCGCTGCCGACCGCGGCCAACGGGGCGGCCAGGACGAGCAGGTTCTTGATCCACTGGCGCGGACGGACAGCCTTGATCAGCCCCGCGGCCAGATTCTTCGGCGGGCCTACCTCCGGCAGCACTTCCTCACTCATTTGGCCACGGTCTCCTTCGGCCCGACACCGGCAGTTTTTCCGACCACAGAACCCACGGCTGCTCCGACGGCTGCTCCGACGGCCACGCCGGTGAGCACATCGGTGGGATAGTGCACGCCCAACACCAGACGTGACAGTGCCATGGGCACCATCAGCACCGCACGCACCGGCAGACCGGTGGTCCGGGCCAGCAGCACCGCTGCTGCGGCGGTCGAGGTGGCATGTGCCGACGGGAAACTCAGCCGGCTCGGCGTCCCGACGTTCACAGCGATATCGGGGTGGTGTGGCCGCTCACGGCGCACCACCCGCTTGATCAGGACCGCGGCGGCGTGGGCCAGGAACGCCCCGGCACCCACCGCCAGCCATGACTTGCGCTTGGCCGGCTGGGCCAGCGCACCGGCGGCGGCGAGCCCGAGCCAACCCAGACTGTGCTCGCCGAAGTGCGACAGCGCACGCGCGCCGGTCAGGACACCCGGCCGGGTGGCCAGGGCAGACTGCACGGCAACCAACACGGCGTCCTCGCCGCGCGGGGCATCGGTCATGTCAGTTTTTCTCCGCCGACTCCGTCAGCAACACCGTCTCCCACTTCTGGGTGCTGGTCAGCACCGGCAGCGCCTCACGATAGACCTTGCGCAGCCGGTCGAACTGACGGACCACACGCAACTGCTGCCGCAGCGAGGCACGCAGCAATGCGAACATCTTGGCGCGGTCCCGCTGCCGGTACACCACACCACGCCCATCGGCGGTGGTGACGGTGACCCCGTCGGCCCGGCACAGGGAGAACCAGCGGGCGTCCTGGGTGGCCACGTTGATCTGTGGCCGGATGTGGGTTTGCGGATCGTGCTGACGCAGTTGGTGGACGACCCCGCGGGCCAGGTTCACGGCGATCGCCGGCTTGGAGACCGGAATGCCGATCTTCTTGCGCCTGAGATCCGAGGCCGGAGGTAGTTCGGTGGCACCGCCCACCACGACGGCGTCGGGGTAATCCTGGCGCATCTTGCGGATGTCGGGCAGAGCCGATTCCAGGATGGAGAAGATGTGCTCCGGGCCGGCCAGGAAGTCCTCCATGGCCTGGTTCTGGATGGCGACCGTCGAATATTCAAGGCACAGAAGGTGTTTGAAGGTGGCCTTGAGGTGGCTGGCCAGCAGCCCCCGCACGTCGCCGTCCCAGTGCAGGGCCGAGACCACCAGCCGGTTGCGCAGGTGGAAGTAGGCCTGCCAGTCGATGGCGTCGTCCTTGTCACTCCAGGCCATGTGCCAGATCGCCGCGCCGGGCAGGGTGACCGTGCGGTAGCCGTGCTCGGCGGCGCGCAGACCGTACTCGACGTCGTCCCACTTGATGAACAACGGCACCGGCTGGCCGAGTTCCTCGGCCACCTGCCGCGGGATCATGCACATCCACCAGCCGTTGAAGTCCACGTCGACCCGGCGGTGCAGCAGCTTGCTCCGGTCGGATTCGGTGTCGTCCAGCGGGTACTTGGCGAAGTCGTGGTCGTATTCGGTGTTGGGGGCTCCCGACCACATGAAGTTCGCCCGGTCGACCATCTCGCCCATGATGTGCAGGTGTGACGGCTCCTGCAGGTTGAGCATCTGCCCACCGACCAGGATGGGTTCCTTGGCGAACCGGTTCATGGCCAGGGCGCGCAGGATCGAATCGGGTTCGATGCGGATGTCGTCGTCCATGAACAGGATCTGTTCACAGTCGGTGTTCTTCAGCGCCTCGTACATCACCCGGCTGTAACCGCCGGAGCCACCGAGGTTGGGCTGGTTGTGGATCGTGAGCCGGTTGCCGAGGGCGGTCGCGGCGGCGTCGAAGCCGGGGTGATCCTTGGCCTTGCTGGTGCCCTGGTCGGACACGATGACCGCGCTGACCACCTCGTCCACCAACGGATCCGAGGTCAGGGCAGCGAGTGCGTTGACGCAGTCCGAGGGACGGTTGAAGGTCGGGATGCCGACGGCGATGTTGGCCCGGCCCGGCGCGGGGGACGGGGCGTACCAACCGGCACTGTGGACCCGCACCGCAGTGTTACTGGTGATGTCGAACCAGATCCAGCCGCCGTCCTCGAAGGGGGTGAGGTCGATCTCGAATTCCACGGCGGCTGGGCCGCCCATGGGCTCAGTGGCGGTTCCGACGGTTTCGCTGGAGACAGGGGCGCCACCGACGGTGATCCGGGCACCGGTGGCCTTGGACCGGTAGACGTCGACGCGGGCGGTGCCGGTCAACTCGACGCGCAGCACCACTGATTTCAGGGTGGACCAACGCCGCCAGTAGCTGGCCGGGAAGGCGTTGAAGTAGGTCGCGAACGAGATACCGGACTCGGTGCCGATCTCAAGGGTCGTCCGGGTCGGCGCATGGGCCCGGCGGGCATTGGTCGGGTCTTCGACGAGATAGAGCTTGCGGACGTCCAGTGGCTCACCCGGTCGCGGCAGGATCACGCGGGCCAGCAGACTGACCGCCCTGGATTCTCCGGCGTCCAGTGCGCCGGAAGGGATGTCACTCATGCGTTGCTGCTTTCCTTGTCGGTCTGCTCGGTCACCAGCGGCGCACCGTCAGTCAGGTGCGGTGCCAGGACGTTGTCGTACATGTTCAGTGCACTGGCGATTGCCATGTGCATGTCGAGGTACTGGTAGGTGCCCAGCCGACCACCGAAAAGTACCTTCTCCGAGGCGGTTTCAGACTTGGCGCGGGCCCTGTAGGTGGCCAGCAGGGCGCGGTCGGCCTCGGTGTTGATCGGGTAGTACGGCTCGTCGTTCTCTTCGGCGAATCGCGAGAACTCCCGCATGATCACCGTCTTGTCGGCCGGGTAGTCCCGCTCGGGATGGAAATGCCGGAACTCGTGGATCCGGGTGTAGTCCACGTCGGCGTCGTTGTAGTTCATGACGGGCGTGCCTTGAAAGTCCCCGGTATCGAGCACTTCAAGATCGAAATCCAGTGTGCGCCAACCCAAACGACCCTCCGCGTAATCGAAGTAGCGGTCCAGGGGGCCGGTGTACACGACGGGGGCGTCGGGGTTCGCCGCGCGGAGGTCGTCGCGGACGTCGAACCAGTCGGTGTCCAACCGCACCTCGACGCGGTCGTCGGCGGCCATGTTCTGCAGCCAGGCGGTGTACCCGTCGGCCGGCAGGCCCTCGTACTTGTCGTTGAAGTAGCGGTTGTCGAACGTGTACCGCACCGGCAGCCGGGTGATGTTGGCCGCGGGCAGTTCCTTCGGGTCGGTCTGCCACTGCTTGGCGGTGTAGTGCTTCATGAACGCCTCGTAGAGCGGGCGCCCGATCAAGGAGATGGCTTTCTCCTCGAAGTTGGCCGCCTCGTGCCCGGCGATCTCGGCCGCCTGCTCCTTGATCAGGGCGCGGGCCTCGTCCGGCGTGAAGTAGCGGCCGAAGAACTGCGAGACCAGGCCCAGCCCCATCGGGAACTGATACGCCTGGCCGTCGTGCATCGCGAAGACACGATGCTGATAGCCGGTGAACTCGGTGAACTGCCGCACGTAGTCCCACACCCGTTGATTGGAGGTGTGGAACAGGTGGGCCCCGTACTTGTGGACCTCGATGCCCGTCTGCGGTTCGGCCTCGGAGTAGGCGTTACCACCGATGTGCGGGCGTCGTTCTATAACAAGGACACGCTTGCCCAGTTGCGTCGCCACGCGCTCGGCGATCGTCAGGCCGAAGAAGCCGGAGCCGACGACGAATAAGTCGAAATGGCCGCTGGACTGGTCTGCAGTGACCCGGGGAGATAAGGACGTCATCGGCAGCCAGGGTATCCGACCGCGCCCCGGTGCCCCGAATTCGACAAGGGCCCAGGTCGCAATTCGCTCACGATTCAATATCGTCACTCTAGACACACCAGTCACAGCCTTACCATCGATCTCATTGGTATTCATGGGCGTCACATCAACTGGTCCGGAATACCGATGAAG from Mycobacterium sp. DL440 includes the following:
- the zomB gene encoding flagellar motor control protein ZomB, which translates into the protein MQPSTSADRITLRRLAGGVGARLARWPVFPYDVSVRVSLWVSVVVVAGLFGWGAWQRRWIADDGLIVLRTVRNLMAGNGPVFNAGERIEANTSTVWTYLVALGAWLGGPVRMEYVALAFALTLSVLGVVLAMLGTGRLYAPSLQGRRALLLPAGALVYIAVPPARDFATSGLENGLVLAYLGLLWWMLVCWSQALRAAPAPRRGTPKAAPNPASSKYFEGALAALAGLSVLIRPELALIGGGALVMMLIAARGWRRRVLIVVAGGLLPVAYQIFRMGYYGLLVPGTAVAKDASGSKWSQGLTYLANFNHPYLLWVPVLLLAALGAVLLTTRTRPWWVRHQVPRGYGWLARTVQSPAAVVLFMFASGMLQGIYWVRQGGDFMHGRVLLTPLFCLLMPVAVIPVVLPDGTRFTRETGYLLAAATSVLWASVVGWSIWAANSSGLGADGTRVTYTGIVDERRFYSQATGHAHPLTAADYLDYPRMRAVLTAINNTPDGALLLPSGNYDQWDVVPAYPPPPDLTPEARRALETPHTVFFTNMGMLGMNVGLDVRVIDQIGLTNPLAMHTQRLTDGRIGHDKNLFPDWAVAEGPFLKTKQWIPPYLDEDWISQAKAALDCPATESMLNSVRGEMNPRRFLSNLAHAYEFTKYRIDRVPLYELKRCGLPLPEPKNPPYTGMPATGP
- a CDS encoding phosphatase PAP2 family protein → MTDAPRGEDAVLVAVQSALATRPGVLTGARALSHFGEHSLGWLGLAAAGALAQPAKRKSWLAVGAGAFLAHAAAVLIKRVVRRERPHHPDIAVNVGTPSRLSFPSAHATSTAAAAVLLARTTGLPVRAVLMVPMALSRLVLGVHYPTDVLTGVAVGAAVGAAVGSVVGKTAGVGPKETVAK
- a CDS encoding alpha/beta hydrolase-fold protein, which encodes MRRALSLMRAMLLALLAPVLGAALWAVSATTGAPARADGVEYLMVPSAAMGRDIPVAFQGGGPHAVFLLDAFNAAPDVSNWVNAGHAMSTLAGRGISVAAPAGGAWSLYTNWEQDGSKQWETFLSAELPDWLAANKGLAPGGHGIVGASQGGTGALTMAAFHPDRFRFAGSLSGFLTPSATTLNGAITAGMAQFGGVDSYGMWGAPQLGRWKWHDPDVHVQLLADANTRLWVYSPGALTCSDPAAMIGVCDLAQGSNRSFYQHYRSVGGSNGHFDMPAGGQHDWGSWAPQLAQMSGELVATIK
- a CDS encoding cutinase family protein, whose amino-acid sequence is MAKNAGRRKRHRILALIAAAAMALVVVLVVTIVVIVMRRPETPSAPPSAQPPAGVPGPSGTRKPRPEYQSADCPDVMLLSIPGTWESSPQDDPFNPTQFPLSLMSNVSRPMAEQFGTDRLEVYTVPYTAQFHNPFSADKQMSYNDSRAEGKRAAVKALTDMNDRCPLTSYVIAGFSQGAVIGGDLASDIGNGRGPVDEDLVLGVTLIADGRRQFGVGQDVGPNPPGQGAEITLHELPVLSEMGLTMTGPRQGGFGALNDRTNQICGKGDLICSAPEEAFSIFNLPKTLETLTGSAAGPVHALYNTPQFWVENGQTATQWTLSWTKDLVDNAPHPKHG
- a CDS encoding esterase family protein, whose amino-acid sequence is MKFVGKMRGLSRRLTVAAAAAAVLPGLVGVVGGSATAGAWSRPGLPVEYLEVPSAGMGRDIKVEFQSGGAGAPALYLLDGMRAREDQNGWDIELPTFEWFLNSGISVVMPVGGQSSFYSDWYKPACGSKDGGCKTYKWETFLTQELPAWLAANKDVKSTGSAVVGLSMAGSSALMLSARHPEQFIYAASLSGTLNPSEGWWPMLIGVSMGDAGGYKADDMWGKTGDPGNAWKANDPTENVATLANNGTRLWVYCGNGKPGELGGADMPAKFLEGFVCRTNSTFQEKYIAAGGKNAVFNFPQSGTHNWAYWGQQLQAMKPDLQRVLGATPTA
- a CDS encoding glycosyltransferase → MSDIPSGALDAGESRAVSLLARVILPRPGEPLDVRKLYLVEDPTNARRAHAPTRTTLEIGTESGISFATYFNAFPASYWRRWSTLKSVVLRVELTGTARVDVYRSKATGARITVGGAPVSSETVGTATEPMGGPAAVEFEIDLTPFEDGGWIWFDITSNTAVRVHSAGWYAPSPAPGRANIAVGIPTFNRPSDCVNALAALTSDPLVDEVVSAVIVSDQGTSKAKDHPGFDAAATALGNRLTIHNQPNLGGSGGYSRVMYEALKNTDCEQILFMDDDIRIEPDSILRALAMNRFAKEPILVGGQMLNLQEPSHLHIMGEMVDRANFMWSGAPNTEYDHDFAKYPLDDTESDRSKLLHRRVDVDFNGWWMCMIPRQVAEELGQPVPLFIKWDDVEYGLRAAEHGYRTVTLPGAAIWHMAWSDKDDAIDWQAYFHLRNRLVVSALHWDGDVRGLLASHLKATFKHLLCLEYSTVAIQNQAMEDFLAGPEHIFSILESALPDIRKMRQDYPDAVVVGGATELPPASDLRRKKIGIPVSKPAIAVNLARGVVHQLRQHDPQTHIRPQINVATQDARWFSLCRADGVTVTTADGRGVVYRQRDRAKMFALLRASLRQQLRVVRQFDRLRKVYREALPVLTSTQKWETVLLTESAEKN
- a CDS encoding decaprenyl-phosphate phosphoribosyltransferase, coding for MSEEVLPEVGPPKNLAAGLIKAVRPRQWIKNLLVLAAPLAAVGSGIQYDYGDLAYKVSIAFVAFCLAASSIYLINDARDVEADRAHPTKRFRPIAAGVVPEWMAYTLAVVLAVASLGISWLLTPALALVMAVYIAIQLAYCFGLKHQAVLDICIVSSGFLIRAIAGGVAADIPLSQWFLLVMAFGSLFMAAGKRYAELQLAERTGAKIRKSLESYTSTYLRFVWTLSATAMVLCYGLWAFGRDSANDALGLDGQDASWYAITMVPFTVAILRYAVDIDGGIAGEPEEIALKDRVLQILFLAWIGTIGAAIYFS
- the glf gene encoding UDP-galactopyranose mutase — protein: MTSLSPRVTADQSSGHFDLFVVGSGFFGLTIAERVATQLGKRVLVIERRPHIGGNAYSEAEPQTGIEVHKYGAHLFHTSNQRVWDYVRQFTEFTGYQHRVFAMHDGQAYQFPMGLGLVSQFFGRYFTPDEARALIKEQAAEIAGHEAANFEEKAISLIGRPLYEAFMKHYTAKQWQTDPKELPAANITRLPVRYTFDNRYFNDKYEGLPADGYTAWLQNMAADDRVEVRLDTDWFDVRDDLRAANPDAPVVYTGPLDRYFDYAEGRLGWRTLDFDLEVLDTGDFQGTPVMNYNDADVDYTRIHEFRHFHPERDYPADKTVIMREFSRFAEENDEPYYPINTEADRALLATYRARAKSETASEKVLFGGRLGTYQYLDMHMAIASALNMYDNVLAPHLTDGAPLVTEQTDKESSNA